CATGGGTTGTAAAAAACAAACGCAGTCTTACTGAGGAAGAGCTTTTGAATATTTATGAAGATAAAAAATATAAAAAGGGTATTGACATGTTAAATATACAATAGTACAATAAAATTAGAGGATTAATAATATAATTTAGAACAGGCATCGAGGCCTATAAATGTTTAAAACATTTATAGGCCTTAATTTATTAACAATATAGAAAAATATTTATTCTTAATTAGCAAAGGTGCTTATCTACATAGGCAAGAACCTTTGCTAATGTTTGTTCGACATGGGCGATAACTTGTCGCTGAAAGTCGGCTATGGGCTTGGCAGTGGGAACCATTAGCCAATAGCAAGGATGCTCATCTGTTTCTATCAATAAAAGTAGCCATCATAGCTACTCTTATATCCTTTATAGCTGGTATCTTTTTTTCCCGCCTGTTTTTTATAAAAAACTTTCCCGGAAAAGAAATCATTGAAGCCATCTTTTTTCTCCCAATGGTTTTACCCCCAACTGTTACGGGTTTTATTCTACTTATTCTTTTTGGTAAATATGGACCTTTAGGTTTTCTCATTAGGAAAATATTTAACAGTCAATTACTGTTTACCTGGTGGGTCGCTGTAATTGCTTCTTCTATAGTCGTATTTCCTTTAATGTACCAAAGTGCCAAAGCAGCTTTTGAAAGCGTAGATATAAAGCAGGAGCGGGCTGCTCGTATTTTAGGTGCAAACGAGTTGAG
This portion of the Thermoanaerobacterium sp. RBIITD genome encodes:
- the modB gene encoding molybdate ABC transporter permease subunit; amino-acid sequence: MFFSRLFFIKNFPGKEIIEAIFFLPMVLPPTVTGFILLILFGKYGPLGFLIRKIFNSQLLFTWWVAVIASSIVVFPLMYQSAKAAFESVDIKQERAARILGANELRVFCTVTMSLAWPGILSGIVLFFARAIGEFGATLMTAGNIPGKTQTIPMAIYFAVESGDYKTAVYLVVVIILFSFGLIFWLNWLSRKKVLYYTKKERQ